A genomic segment from Alistipes senegalensis JC50 encodes:
- a CDS encoding aldose 1-epimerase: MLRTVDFHGLKAVEFSKGDYTALLVPGMGANLVRLANTRLGAEILRTPGADEIEVFKGRPQVFGLPILFPPNRIADGRYTFEGRTYQYPITIEKEHNYHHGVLKSEAFIVSKASETAEEVMVECRYYANAGNDAVFRDFPHEFKCKITYWLSADGLEQEVMFSNRSKLRMPVGVGFHTPLSIPFAGGDAADYVMRVAVGEQVELNERNLPTGRKLPLSEQFAKLREGGLRVTECDPIEAGFTLKEIDVNGKSFRGALVENVRTGARIFYEVDSQTTYWTIWNNGGRVPYCCPEPQSWTTNAPNLPNPSAEGFRTIAPGESWRMVFRLYAK; this comes from the coding sequence ATGCTGCGTACCGTCGATTTCCACGGCCTGAAAGCCGTCGAATTCTCCAAGGGCGACTACACGGCCCTGCTGGTTCCCGGAATGGGCGCGAACCTCGTGCGGCTGGCCAATACGCGGCTGGGCGCGGAGATCCTGCGCACGCCCGGAGCCGATGAGATCGAGGTGTTCAAGGGCCGTCCGCAGGTGTTCGGTCTGCCGATTCTGTTCCCGCCCAACCGCATCGCCGACGGGCGTTACACCTTCGAGGGCCGCACCTACCAGTACCCCATCACCATCGAGAAGGAGCACAATTACCACCACGGGGTGCTCAAAAGCGAGGCTTTCATCGTCTCGAAGGCCAGCGAAACGGCCGAGGAGGTGATGGTCGAGTGCCGTTACTACGCCAATGCGGGTAACGACGCCGTTTTCCGCGATTTTCCGCACGAGTTCAAGTGCAAGATCACCTACTGGCTCTCGGCCGACGGGCTGGAGCAGGAGGTGATGTTCTCGAACCGCAGCAAATTGCGGATGCCCGTGGGCGTGGGATTTCACACTCCGCTGTCGATTCCCTTTGCCGGAGGCGACGCCGCGGATTACGTGATGCGCGTTGCCGTCGGCGAGCAGGTCGAACTTAACGAGCGCAACCTCCCGACGGGCCGCAAGCTGCCGCTGTCGGAGCAATTCGCCAAGCTGCGCGAGGGCGGGCTCCGGGTCACCGAGTGCGACCCTATCGAAGCGGGCTTCACGCTGAAAGAGATCGACGTGAACGGCAAGTCGTTCCGCGGGGCGCTGGTCGAGAATGTGCGCACGGGAGCGCGGATCTTCTACGAGGTGGATTCCCAGACGACCTACTGGACGATTTGGAACAACGGGGGCCGGGTGCCCTACTGCTGTCCCGAACCGCAGTCGTGGACCACGAACGCTCCGAATCTGCCGAATCCTTCGGCCGAAGGGTTCCGGACCATCGCCCCGGGCGAGTCGTGGCGCATGGTGTTCCGGCTCTACGCGAAATAG
- the trxA gene encoding thioredoxin: MALAINKENFEGLLAGDQPVVIDFWAEWCGPCRTMSPIVDELAAEYDGKAVIGKCDVEENDDITMKYGVRNIPTIIFLKGGEVVDKQVGACSKDALKAKIEKLF, from the coding sequence ATGGCATTGGCAATCAACAAAGAGAATTTCGAAGGGCTGCTCGCAGGCGACCAGCCGGTAGTCATCGACTTCTGGGCCGAATGGTGCGGTCCCTGCCGCACGATGTCGCCCATCGTGGACGAACTGGCCGCCGAATACGACGGCAAAGCGGTCATCGGCAAATGCGATGTCGAGGAAAACGACGATATCACGATGAAGTACGGCGTGAGGAACATCCCGACGATCATCTTCCTCAAAGGCGGCGAAGTCGTTGACAAGCAGGTGGGCGCCTGCTCGAAGGACGCCCTGAAAGCGAAGATCGAAAAACTGTTCTGA
- the dnaE gene encoding DNA polymerase III subunit alpha, producing the protein MTQFVHLHVHTQYSILDGQASIQRLVDKAMNDGQPGIAVTDHGDMFGIKEFYNYVKKVKGKFKDKAAECEARIAALKDGTEASADPAAEIAKCERQLEELRRKLAFKPIIGCEVYVARRRLHDKEGKPDQSGYHLILLAKNLKGYHNLIKIVSKAWTEGFYMRPRTDRVELEKYHEGLICCSACLAGEVPRAITANDLEKAEESILWHKKVFGDDYYLELQLHKATVERANHEAYPMQLHVNKHLRELAAKHNVRMVCTNDVHFVDEDNAEAHDRLICLSTGKDLDDPKRMLYSKQEWLKTTAEMAAIFGETDPEAMATTVDICNQVECYSIDHAPIMPNFEIPKEFGTEEEYRARLTEQDLFEEFTRDENGNVVMSEEEGRKKIEKLGGYDKLYRIKFEADYLAKLTMEGAHRRYGEHLTEEQEERLRFELHIMKTMGFPGYFLIVQDFIRAAREELDVSVGPGRGSAAGSAVAYCLGITQIDPIAYDLLFERFLNPDRISLPDIDVDFDDDGRGRVLNWVTQKYGKEKVAHIITYGTMATKLAIKDVARVQKLLLSESDRLCKLVPDKIPDKKLNLQNAIDYVPELKAAEQSDDPVVRDTIRYAKMLEGNVRNTGVHACGTIICRDDITDWVPVSTADDKETGEKMLVTQYEGSVIEDTGLIKMDFLGLKTLSIIKDAVENVRLTKGVKIDIDDFTIINDPATYKLYGEGRTVGTFQFESAGMQKYLRELQPSTFEDLIAMNALYRPGPMDYIPDFIARKHGRSPIEYDIPVMEKYLKDTYGITVYQEQVMLLSRLLANFTRGESDTLRKAMGKKLKDKLDHLKPKFIEGGKKNGHDPKVLEKIWADWEKFASYAFNKSHATCYSWVAYQTAYLKANYPSEYMAAVLSRNLTNIEQLTLYMNECKRMGISVLGPDINESMRQFSANLAGDVRFGLAAVKGVGEAAVESIIAERKANGPFKDVYDFIERVNYSLVNRKCLENLAYAGAFDSISDFSRCKFFGVDARDANGITFIEQLMRYGQRFQTEQNNAQQSLFGGEGHVDIQRPVLPACAEWSQLEKLTKEREMVGLYLSAHPLDDYKVIIDHMCKTQLSELENLDAIKGQEIAVAGMVVSVQNLMTKTGKPWGKFKLEDYNGSHEFALFGKDYENFRKYLFADYFLFIRGKVQPKPYNDKELEFKITSMVQLQEMRDTMIKEMVVLLPVEDVTEMLIRDLTAKVRESKGDTLLRLSVYDREAQVSLRLFSKSHKVSLTQSLVGYLEDNNINYSIA; encoded by the coding sequence ATGACGCAATTCGTACATCTTCACGTACATACCCAATATTCGATTCTCGACGGACAGGCCAGCATCCAGCGGCTCGTGGACAAGGCCATGAACGACGGTCAGCCCGGCATCGCCGTGACGGATCACGGCGACATGTTCGGTATCAAGGAGTTCTACAACTACGTCAAGAAGGTCAAGGGCAAATTCAAGGACAAAGCCGCCGAATGCGAGGCCCGGATCGCCGCCCTCAAAGACGGTACGGAGGCTTCGGCGGACCCCGCTGCGGAGATCGCCAAGTGCGAGAGGCAGTTGGAGGAGCTGCGCCGCAAGCTGGCTTTCAAGCCCATCATCGGCTGCGAGGTCTACGTGGCGCGCCGCCGGCTGCACGACAAGGAGGGAAAGCCCGACCAGAGCGGTTATCACCTGATCCTGCTGGCCAAAAACCTCAAGGGCTATCACAACCTGATAAAGATCGTTTCGAAAGCGTGGACCGAGGGTTTCTACATGCGTCCGCGAACGGACCGCGTGGAGCTGGAGAAGTACCACGAGGGGCTGATCTGCTGTTCGGCCTGTCTGGCCGGCGAGGTGCCGCGCGCCATCACGGCGAACGACCTCGAAAAGGCCGAGGAGTCGATCTTGTGGCACAAAAAAGTTTTCGGCGACGATTACTATCTCGAATTGCAGCTGCACAAAGCCACCGTCGAGCGGGCCAACCACGAAGCCTACCCCATGCAGCTGCATGTGAACAAACACCTGCGCGAACTGGCCGCGAAGCACAACGTGCGGATGGTCTGCACCAACGACGTGCACTTCGTGGACGAGGATAACGCCGAGGCGCACGACCGTCTGATCTGCCTCTCGACGGGCAAGGACCTCGACGACCCCAAGCGCATGCTCTACTCCAAGCAGGAGTGGCTGAAAACGACGGCCGAGATGGCTGCGATCTTCGGCGAAACCGACCCCGAGGCGATGGCGACGACCGTGGACATCTGCAATCAGGTCGAGTGCTATTCGATCGACCATGCGCCGATCATGCCCAACTTCGAGATCCCCAAGGAGTTCGGCACCGAGGAGGAGTACCGCGCTCGGCTCACGGAGCAGGACCTCTTCGAGGAATTCACGCGCGACGAGAACGGCAATGTGGTGATGTCGGAGGAGGAAGGCCGCAAAAAGATCGAAAAACTGGGCGGGTACGACAAGTTGTACCGCATCAAGTTCGAGGCTGACTACCTCGCCAAACTGACGATGGAGGGCGCACACAGGCGCTACGGCGAACATCTGACCGAGGAGCAGGAAGAGCGGCTGCGGTTCGAGCTGCACATTATGAAGACGATGGGTTTCCCGGGCTACTTCCTCATCGTGCAGGACTTTATCCGCGCCGCACGCGAGGAACTGGACGTTTCGGTGGGACCGGGCCGTGGCTCGGCCGCAGGTTCGGCCGTGGCCTACTGTCTCGGCATCACGCAGATCGACCCCATCGCCTACGACCTGCTGTTCGAACGTTTCCTGAACCCCGACCGTATTTCGCTTCCCGATATCGACGTGGACTTCGACGACGACGGCCGCGGCCGCGTGCTGAACTGGGTGACGCAGAAATACGGCAAGGAGAAGGTGGCGCACATCATCACCTACGGCACGATGGCCACAAAACTGGCCATCAAGGACGTTGCGCGCGTGCAGAAACTCCTGCTCTCGGAGTCGGACCGCCTCTGCAAGCTGGTTCCCGACAAGATTCCGGACAAGAAGCTCAATTTGCAGAACGCCATCGACTATGTGCCCGAACTGAAAGCCGCCGAGCAGTCGGACGACCCCGTGGTGAGGGACACGATCCGCTATGCCAAGATGCTCGAAGGCAACGTCCGCAACACGGGCGTGCACGCCTGCGGTACGATCATCTGCCGCGACGACATCACCGACTGGGTGCCCGTCTCGACGGCCGACGACAAGGAGACCGGCGAAAAGATGCTCGTCACGCAGTATGAAGGCTCGGTGATCGAGGACACGGGACTTATCAAGATGGACTTCCTGGGGCTGAAGACCCTTTCGATCATCAAGGACGCCGTGGAGAACGTCCGCCTGACCAAGGGCGTGAAGATCGACATCGACGATTTCACGATCATCAACGACCCGGCGACCTACAAGCTCTACGGCGAGGGCCGCACCGTCGGAACGTTCCAGTTCGAGTCCGCGGGCATGCAGAAGTACCTGCGCGAATTGCAGCCCTCGACCTTCGAGGACCTGATTGCGATGAACGCCCTCTACCGTCCGGGCCCGATGGACTACATCCCGGACTTCATCGCCCGCAAGCACGGCCGCAGCCCCATCGAGTACGATATTCCGGTGATGGAGAAGTACCTGAAAGACACCTACGGCATCACGGTCTATCAGGAGCAGGTCATGTTGCTGTCGCGTCTGTTGGCCAACTTCACCCGCGGCGAGTCGGACACGCTGCGCAAGGCTATGGGTAAGAAGCTCAAAGACAAGCTGGACCACCTCAAACCCAAGTTCATCGAGGGCGGCAAGAAAAACGGCCACGACCCGAAGGTGCTCGAAAAGATATGGGCCGACTGGGAGAAATTCGCCTCCTATGCGTTCAACAAATCGCACGCCACGTGCTATTCGTGGGTGGCCTACCAGACCGCCTATCTCAAAGCCAACTACCCTTCGGAGTACATGGCTGCGGTGCTGAGCCGAAACCTCACGAACATCGAGCAGCTGACGCTTTACATGAACGAGTGCAAGCGCATGGGAATCAGTGTGCTGGGGCCCGACATCAACGAGTCGATGCGGCAGTTCTCGGCCAACCTGGCCGGCGATGTCCGTTTCGGACTGGCCGCCGTGAAGGGCGTCGGAGAGGCTGCCGTGGAGAGCATCATCGCCGAACGCAAGGCCAACGGTCCGTTCAAGGATGTCTACGACTTCATCGAGCGGGTGAACTACTCGCTGGTCAACCGCAAATGTCTCGAAAACCTCGCCTACGCAGGAGCTTTCGACTCGATCTCGGATTTCTCGCGCTGCAAGTTCTTCGGCGTGGATGCCCGCGACGCCAACGGCATCACCTTCATCGAACAGCTGATGCGCTACGGACAGCGGTTCCAGACCGAGCAGAACAACGCCCAGCAAAGCCTGTTCGGCGGCGAGGGACATGTGGACATTCAGCGTCCGGTGCTTCCGGCCTGCGCCGAATGGAGCCAGCTGGAGAAGCTCACGAAGGAGCGCGAGATGGTGGGACTCTACCTCTCGGCGCACCCGCTGGACGACTACAAAGTCATCATCGACCACATGTGCAAGACCCAGCTCTCGGAACTGGAGAATCTCGACGCCATCAAGGGGCAGGAGATCGCCGTGGCGGGAATGGTCGTGAGCGTGCAGAACCTGATGACCAAGACCGGCAAGCCGTGGGGCAAGTTCAAGTTGGAGGATTACAACGGCTCCCACGAATTCGCCCTCTTCGGCAAGGATTACGAGAATTTCCGCAAATACCTCTTCGCGGACTACTTCCTCTTTATCCGCGGCAAGGTCCAGCCCAAGCCCTACAACGACAAGGAGCTGGAGTTCAAGATCACCTCGATGGTCCAGTTGCAGGAGATGCGCGACACGATGATCAAGGAGATGGTCGTGCTGCTGCCGGTCGAGGATGTGACGGAGATGCTGATCCGCGATCTGACAGCGAAGGTCCGCGAGTCGAAGGGCGACACGCTGCTGCGTCTGAGCGTCTACGACCGCGAAGCGCAGGTTTCGCTGCGCCTCTTCTCGAAGAGCCACAAGGTGAGCCTCACGCAGTCTTTGGTCGGATATTTGGAGGACAACAACATCAACTATTCAATCGCATAG
- a CDS encoding DUF2007 domain-containing protein, with translation MQDDTLVVLAEYNTITEAEITKSMLDSAGIWSMIRNEYMSAIYPIGTMPAQVVVREEDFEKARTMLRHR, from the coding sequence ATGCAAGACGACACGCTGGTTGTACTGGCGGAGTACAACACCATCACAGAGGCCGAAATCACCAAGTCGATGCTCGACAGCGCCGGCATCTGGTCCATGATCCGCAACGAATACATGTCGGCCATCTATCCGATCGGCACCATGCCCGCCCAAGTCGTCGTCCGCGAGGAAGACTTCGAAAAGGCCCGCACGATGCTGCGCCACAGGTAA
- a CDS encoding energy transducer TonB codes for MKMKLLLAALFAALWTGAFAQQELTPPKFNGADVEYFMRRLVGEFEKVAVERRIPAAEISMRVAVAFKVDSTGGVSEWRFRDNASEGRDRTDLPPASEATRGAMTEAFSHLEGWMPAVDAAGRKVDYTLRLTLRLPVEKIVRMQDPDPLLFQGEDPNTNFFEWVRTRVRYDDRFRNVGGVVHVRFYVEPDGKITIGDVIESPDERLTKEVIRVIRNSRGEWTPRKVRGVPQRTAYQFRCNYIPESH; via the coding sequence ATGAAAATGAAATTGTTGCTTGCCGCTCTGTTTGCGGCTCTCTGGACCGGGGCTTTCGCCCAGCAAGAGTTGACGCCGCCCAAATTCAATGGTGCGGACGTGGAGTATTTCATGCGCCGCCTCGTGGGCGAGTTCGAAAAGGTCGCCGTGGAGCGGCGGATTCCCGCCGCCGAGATCTCGATGCGCGTAGCGGTGGCGTTCAAAGTGGACAGCACGGGCGGCGTCAGCGAATGGCGGTTCCGCGACAACGCTTCCGAGGGGCGTGACCGCACGGATCTTCCGCCCGCCAGCGAAGCGACCCGCGGGGCGATGACCGAGGCGTTTTCGCACCTCGAAGGCTGGATGCCTGCGGTGGATGCCGCGGGCCGCAAGGTCGATTATACGCTGCGGCTGACGCTGCGCCTGCCGGTCGAGAAGATCGTCCGCATGCAGGACCCCGATCCCCTGCTTTTCCAGGGCGAGGACCCGAATACCAATTTCTTCGAGTGGGTGCGCACGCGCGTGCGTTACGACGACCGGTTCAGGAATGTCGGCGGCGTGGTTCACGTCCGCTTCTACGTCGAGCCCGACGGTAAGATCACCATCGGCGATGTCATCGAATCGCCCGACGAGCGTCTTACGAAGGAGGTGATCCGCGTGATCCGCAACAGCCGGGGCGAATGGACGCCCCGCAAGGTTCGCGGTGTACCCCAGCGCACGGCCTACCAGTTCCGCTGCAATTACATCCCCGAAAGCCACTGA
- a CDS encoding shikimate dehydrogenase family protein: MRRFGLIGRPLGHSASAAYFTEKFSREGLGDCEYALYELPSIGELPALLERLPELCGLNVTIPYKREVMAFLDAVSPEAQAIGAVNCIRRAADGSLTGYNTDIVGLRAALDELLGGEQPSSALILGTGGASQAVQYALAERDIPFALVSRDASKGNNTYDNLPCEVVEESRLIVNASPVGTYPRVDDAPRIPYGYVTPEHYMLDLVYNPSLTQFLAYGQQRGAHVLNGRTMFVGQAEAAWRIWNER; this comes from the coding sequence ATGCGGCGTTTCGGATTGATCGGCCGTCCGTTGGGCCATTCGGCCTCGGCGGCCTACTTCACGGAAAAATTTTCCCGGGAGGGATTGGGCGATTGCGAATACGCCCTCTACGAACTGCCCTCGATCGGGGAGCTGCCCGCTCTGTTGGAGCGTCTGCCCGAGCTTTGCGGACTGAACGTCACGATTCCCTACAAACGCGAGGTGATGGCCTTTCTGGATGCCGTGTCGCCCGAGGCGCAGGCCATCGGGGCCGTCAACTGCATCCGTCGTGCGGCGGACGGAAGCCTCACGGGCTACAACACCGACATCGTCGGCCTGCGGGCCGCACTGGACGAACTGCTGGGCGGCGAACAGCCTTCGTCGGCGCTGATTCTCGGCACGGGAGGCGCTTCGCAGGCCGTGCAGTACGCCCTTGCCGAACGCGACATTCCCTTCGCGCTGGTTTCGCGCGACGCATCGAAAGGCAATAACACCTATGACAACTTGCCGTGTGAAGTCGTGGAGGAGAGTCGGTTGATCGTCAACGCCTCGCCCGTCGGCACCTATCCCCGCGTCGATGACGCCCCGCGCATCCCCTACGGCTACGTCACGCCGGAGCACTATATGCTGGATCTGGTGTACAATCCGTCCCTGACGCAGTTTCTCGCCTACGGGCAGCAGCGCGGGGCCCATGTGCTGAACGGCCGGACGATGTTCGTCGGGCAGGCCGAAGCGGCATGGCGAATCTGGAACGAACGATGA
- a CDS encoding DUF368 domain-containing protein, translated as MKFSRYIVLALKGCAMGMADVVPGVSGGTIAFISGIYEELLDSIRSVDATALRLLLRFRLAEFWRHINGRFLLPVLLGIAVAIFSLARLMTYLLTNHPIAIWSFFFGLIVASALLVARQIGRWDWRTVLAFVVGAAAAWWITVATPAETPDDWWFVMLSGAIAICAMILPGISGAFILLLLGKYQYIMHAVGEFDIPVIAVFVIGAAAGIISFSHLLSWLLKHWHDVTVAVLMGFMVGSLNKVWPWKETVETYLDSHGVAQPLVQNNIAPGTFEQLTGQPSLLVQAILLGIVGFLVIYGIELVARMIVKKQEE; from the coding sequence ATGAAATTTTCCCGGTACATCGTACTTGCGCTCAAAGGGTGCGCTATGGGTATGGCCGATGTCGTTCCCGGCGTTTCGGGCGGCACGATCGCTTTTATATCAGGTATTTACGAGGAGCTGCTCGATTCGATCCGCAGCGTTGATGCCACGGCTCTCAGGCTGCTGCTCCGCTTCCGTCTGGCCGAGTTCTGGCGCCATATCAACGGCCGCTTCCTGCTGCCCGTGCTGCTGGGCATCGCCGTTGCGATCTTCTCGCTGGCGCGGCTGATGACCTATCTGCTTACGAACCACCCCATTGCCATCTGGTCGTTTTTCTTCGGACTGATCGTGGCTTCGGCGCTGCTCGTCGCCAGACAGATCGGCCGCTGGGATTGGCGGACTGTGCTGGCTTTCGTCGTCGGGGCCGCCGCGGCGTGGTGGATCACCGTCGCAACGCCCGCCGAAACGCCTGACGATTGGTGGTTCGTGATGCTCTCGGGCGCCATTGCCATCTGCGCCATGATTCTCCCCGGCATCTCGGGAGCTTTCATCCTGTTGCTGCTGGGCAAATACCAGTATATCATGCACGCTGTCGGGGAGTTCGATATTCCCGTCATCGCGGTTTTCGTGATCGGAGCCGCTGCGGGCATCATCTCGTTTTCGCATCTGCTGTCGTGGCTGCTCAAACATTGGCACGACGTTACGGTGGCCGTGCTGATGGGTTTCATGGTCGGGTCGCTCAACAAGGTGTGGCCGTGGAAGGAGACCGTGGAGACCTATCTCGACAGCCACGGCGTCGCGCAGCCGCTCGTGCAGAACAACATCGCCCCCGGAACTTTCGAACAGCTCACGGGGCAACCCTCGCTGCTCGTGCAGGCTATTCTGCTCGGCATCGTGGGATTTCTGGTCATTTACGGCATCGAGCTCGTCGCCCGCATGATCGTCAAAAAACAGGAGGAATAG
- a CDS encoding DUF3276 family protein, with translation MLPQVQVRREGEDYADQILSKAVKAGRRTYFFDVRATRGDDYFLTITESRKITGPDGSATYDRHKIFLYKEDFTKFAEGFNEVVEFIRRTKGIPEPEK, from the coding sequence ATGCTACCCCAAGTTCAGGTCCGCCGCGAAGGCGAGGACTACGCCGATCAGATTCTGTCCAAGGCCGTGAAAGCGGGCCGGCGCACCTATTTCTTCGATGTCAGAGCCACGCGCGGCGACGATTATTTCCTGACCATCACCGAGAGCCGCAAGATCACGGGGCCCGACGGCTCGGCGACCTACGACCGCCACAAGATATTCCTGTACAAGGAGGACTTTACGAAATTCGCCGAGGGATTCAACGAGGTCGTCGAATTCATCCGCCGCACCAAAGGGATTCCCGAGCCGGAGAAATGA
- a CDS encoding S41 family peptidase, which produces MRRLLVILAVLCVLPLTAQNADDAQQFQKLAQVFRYLSGLYVDEVDMKPVVEGAIAGMLEELDPHSAYIGAEEMKGVQESFDGEFSGIGVEFNVLRDSVIVVNTIAGGPAERVGVRANDRIVRIDTLDAVGMGRADVPKYLRGKSGTKVEIDVVRHGTPGRLHFVIVRDKIPLNTVDAAYMAGDGIGYIKVNRFGRTTMNEFTDAYRKLGEPRSLILDLRGNGGGLLEQAVEMAGFFLPRGAAIVSTEGRAVPAMTFRAQSDGTDLKGRLAVLIDEASASASEIVAGAVQDWDRGVVVGRPSFGKGLVQRQIGLPDGSAVRITVARYHTPSGRVIQRPYEQGKRREYYLDHLRRYDDATRDSLDAGAPAYRTLRTGRTVYGSGGIRPDVLVEADTTGFSDYYAELIRRGIVADFVGDWLDRSRDSLSRLYPAFEAFDAGYTPSDTVLDGLARLGSERGVKFDAAGFAVSEPVMRAQLKALAAQRLFGTGAYFRVVNPALSPAYARALSILEAWDELGAPVLEP; this is translated from the coding sequence ATGCGCCGATTACTCGTCATACTCGCCGTTCTCTGCGTTCTGCCCCTCACGGCGCAGAATGCGGATGACGCGCAGCAGTTTCAGAAACTCGCACAGGTTTTCCGCTACCTTTCGGGACTTTATGTCGATGAAGTGGATATGAAACCCGTCGTCGAGGGGGCCATTGCGGGCATGCTCGAAGAGCTGGACCCCCACTCGGCCTACATCGGCGCTGAGGAGATGAAGGGCGTGCAGGAGAGTTTCGACGGGGAGTTCAGCGGCATAGGCGTCGAGTTCAACGTGTTGCGTGACTCGGTCATCGTCGTGAACACCATTGCCGGAGGACCTGCCGAGCGGGTCGGCGTGCGCGCCAACGACCGCATCGTACGCATCGACACGCTCGATGCCGTGGGCATGGGGCGCGCCGACGTGCCGAAATACCTGCGCGGGAAGAGCGGCACGAAGGTCGAAATCGACGTTGTCCGCCACGGCACCCCCGGACGGTTGCATTTCGTGATCGTGCGCGACAAAATTCCGCTGAATACCGTCGATGCCGCCTACATGGCCGGCGACGGCATCGGATATATCAAGGTCAACCGCTTCGGCCGCACCACGATGAACGAATTCACGGACGCCTACCGCAAGCTGGGCGAGCCGCGGAGTCTGATTCTCGACCTGCGGGGCAACGGCGGCGGACTGCTGGAACAGGCCGTCGAGATGGCGGGATTCTTCCTGCCGCGCGGCGCCGCGATCGTCTCCACCGAGGGACGCGCCGTGCCGGCGATGACGTTCCGCGCCCAAAGCGACGGCACGGACCTCAAAGGACGCCTCGCGGTGCTGATCGACGAAGCCTCGGCGTCGGCGTCGGAGATCGTCGCAGGGGCTGTGCAGGATTGGGACCGGGGTGTCGTCGTGGGCCGTCCGAGCTTCGGCAAAGGGCTGGTGCAGCGGCAGATCGGGCTGCCCGACGGTTCGGCCGTGCGCATCACCGTGGCCCGTTATCACACCCCGTCGGGGCGCGTCATCCAGCGTCCTTACGAGCAGGGCAAACGCCGCGAATATTACCTCGACCACCTGCGCCGCTACGACGATGCCACGCGCGACTCGCTCGACGCCGGGGCTCCGGCCTACCGCACGCTGCGCACGGGCCGCACGGTCTACGGGAGCGGCGGCATCCGTCCGGATGTGCTTGTCGAGGCCGATACGACGGGATTTTCGGATTACTATGCCGAGCTGATCCGCCGGGGCATCGTGGCCGATTTCGTCGGCGACTGGCTCGACCGTTCGCGCGACAGTCTGTCGCGTCTCTACCCCGCTTTCGAAGCCTTCGACGCCGGATACACCCCCTCGGACACCGTTCTCGACGGTCTCGCACGGCTCGGCAGCGAGCGCGGCGTGAAGTTCGACGCTGCGGGATTCGCCGTTTCGGAACCCGTCATGCGGGCCCAGCTCAAAGCCCTCGCCGCACAGCGTCTGTTCGGGACCGGAGCCTATTTCCGGGTCGTCAATCCCGCCCTGAGTCCGGCCTACGCCCGGGCGTTGTCCATTCTCGAAGCGTGGGACGAACTGGGGGCTCCCGTGCTGGAACCCTGA